The following coding sequences are from one Halomicrobium zhouii window:
- a CDS encoding ribosome assembly factor SBDS, producing MISLDEAVAARLESHGQRFEVLVDPDAALAIKRDEFDGDLEDVIAAEDVFEDASSGDRPPESSLEEVFETTDPLEIIPEVIKQGEIQITAEQRREMQEQKHKQLVQTITRNAVNPQMDDAPHPPERIESALEETDFRIDPMEPVENQVDDALEALRPVIPIRFDEVTVAVQVPADYAGSAQSRIRQFGDLDREEWQNDGSWVGVLTFPAGMQNEFYDLVNEHTSGEAETQIVKDEDDLRTR from the coding sequence ATGATATCTCTTGACGAGGCGGTGGCCGCGAGGCTCGAATCGCACGGCCAGCGATTCGAAGTGCTGGTCGATCCGGACGCGGCACTGGCGATAAAGCGCGACGAGTTCGACGGAGACCTGGAGGACGTCATCGCGGCGGAGGACGTCTTCGAGGACGCCTCGTCGGGGGACAGACCCCCCGAGAGCTCCCTGGAGGAGGTCTTCGAGACGACCGACCCCCTCGAGATCATTCCGGAGGTCATCAAACAGGGAGAGATCCAGATAACGGCTGAACAGCGCCGCGAGATGCAGGAACAGAAGCACAAACAGCTCGTCCAGACCATCACTCGGAACGCCGTCAACCCCCAGATGGACGACGCGCCCCATCCACCGGAGCGCATCGAGTCCGCGCTCGAAGAGACCGACTTCCGGATCGATCCGATGGAACCGGTCGAGAACCAGGTCGACGACGCCCTCGAGGCGCTCCGGCCAGTCATCCCCATCAGGTTCGACGAGGTGACCGTCGCCGTGCAGGTTCCTGCGGACTACGCTGGCAGTGCACAGTCACGGATCCGTCAGTTCGGTGACCTGGACCGGGAAGAGTGGCAGAACGACGGTTCCTGGGTCGGCGTCCTGACGTTCCCTGCGGGGATGCAAAACGAGTTCTACGACCTCGTGAACGAACACACGAGTGGCGAGGCAGAAACACAGATCGTCAAGGACGAAGACGACCTGCGAACGCGGTAA
- a CDS encoding FUN14 domain-containing protein, giving the protein MVDLNPQQLGLELGGGAVIGGVIGFAAKKVAKIIAVLVGIQLALFKFLETRGVLSVDWGAITGTASNATRAAGDAAGSQPPSWMMSLLSALPVSAGFTGGFLLGFRKG; this is encoded by the coding sequence ATGGTCGACTTAAACCCGCAACAGCTCGGTCTGGAACTTGGCGGGGGCGCGGTCATCGGCGGCGTCATCGGCTTCGCCGCCAAGAAGGTGGCCAAGATAATCGCCGTCCTCGTGGGCATCCAGCTCGCCCTCTTCAAGTTCCTCGAAACGCGCGGCGTCCTCTCCGTCGACTGGGGAGCGATAACCGGAACGGCCTCGAACGCGACCAGAGCAGCCGGCGACGCCGCCGGCTCGCAACCTCCATCGTGGATGATGAGCCTGCTCTCGGCACTGCCCGTCAGCGCCGGATTCACCGGCGGCTTCCTGCTCGGGTTCCGGAAAGGATAA
- the hflX gene encoding GTPase HflX, translating to MTPSQPTERAVVAKRVDSGTADTEEITDLARAAGYEVVGELTQTRTEDPAYHLGEGKVDRLANVVARERATAVIFDNQLGPYQTYNIGNKLPDGTSVIDRFRLILEIFGQRAQTRKAQLQVELAELRYELPRAEAKASLAKRDERPGFMGLGEYDESREQDIKKRISRIRDELDSIQETEEHRREQRRESGFDLVALAGYTNAGKSTLLRRLAEDVDVDANEDLHADLDPTAESEDRLFTTLGTTTRRADMDRRDVLVTDTVGFISDLPHWLVESFKSTLDAVYRADLVLLVVDVSEPVEEIREKLVTSHDTLYERNEAPIVTVLNKTDLVDDEEVQRKKAALSALAPNPVTVSAREGENVDALLSRIDRELPDYERERLVLPMTDDTMSVVSWIHDHARVDDVDYGDQVVIEFEARPAVVERSRAKAGEIAEASA from the coding sequence GTGACGCCAAGCCAGCCAACCGAACGAGCGGTCGTCGCAAAGCGCGTCGACTCCGGAACGGCGGACACCGAGGAGATAACGGACCTCGCGCGTGCGGCCGGGTACGAAGTCGTCGGCGAACTGACCCAGACGCGAACCGAGGACCCAGCGTACCACCTCGGGGAGGGGAAGGTCGACCGCCTCGCGAACGTCGTCGCCCGGGAACGGGCGACCGCAGTCATCTTCGACAACCAGCTTGGCCCGTACCAGACGTACAACATCGGGAACAAACTCCCCGACGGGACGAGCGTCATCGACCGGTTCCGACTCATCCTGGAGATATTCGGCCAGCGCGCCCAGACGCGGAAGGCACAGCTCCAGGTCGAACTCGCCGAACTGCGATACGAGCTCCCGCGCGCGGAAGCCAAGGCCAGCCTGGCCAAACGCGACGAGCGTCCGGGGTTCATGGGGCTGGGCGAGTACGACGAGAGCCGCGAGCAGGACATCAAGAAACGGATCTCCCGTATCCGCGACGAACTCGACTCCATCCAGGAGACGGAGGAACACCGCCGCGAACAGCGCCGGGAGTCGGGGTTCGACCTGGTCGCGCTCGCGGGCTACACGAACGCCGGTAAGTCGACATTACTCCGACGACTCGCCGAGGACGTCGACGTCGACGCCAACGAGGACCTCCACGCGGACCTCGACCCGACGGCCGAGAGCGAGGACCGCCTGTTCACGACCCTGGGGACCACGACTCGCCGGGCCGACATGGACCGCCGGGACGTGCTCGTGACCGACACGGTCGGCTTCATCTCCGACCTGCCCCACTGGCTCGTCGAGTCGTTCAAGTCGACGCTCGACGCCGTCTACCGGGCGGATCTGGTCCTCCTGGTCGTCGACGTCAGCGAACCCGTCGAGGAGATCCGGGAGAAGCTCGTGACGAGCCACGACACGCTCTACGAGCGCAACGAGGCACCCATCGTCACGGTGCTGAACAAGACCGACCTCGTCGACGACGAGGAGGTCCAGCGCAAGAAGGCAGCCCTGTCCGCGCTCGCACCGAACCCGGTGACCGTCAGCGCGAGGGAGGGAGAGAACGTCGACGCGCTGCTGTCCCGAATCGACCGAGAACTCCCCGACTACGAACGCGAGCGTCTCGTCCTGCCGATGACGGACGACACGATGAGCGTCGTCTCGTGGATCCACGACCACGCCCGCGTCGACGACGTCGACTACGGCGACCAGGTCGTCATCGAGTTCGAGGCCCGCCCGGCCGTCGTGGAGCGCTCGCGCGCGAAGGCCGGCGAAATCGCCGAAGCCTCGGCCTAG
- a CDS encoding NAD(P)H-hydrate dehydratase, with translation MITGSRMAVVDENADALGVPRKQLMESSGNAVARVVRQVADPGATITVVAGRGNNGGDAFVAARFLDEFDLEILLLGRAETITTDIARENWDALCQAEYDARAVRDSRSLSLGDPDVVVDAMLGTGISGDLREPAATAAEAVNDSDATVVSVDVPSGFDADTGTLPDSAVDADHVVTFHDSKPGLERLEATVTVADIGIPPAAEEYVGPGDLRRLAGRDRSARVFVIGGGPYTGAPALSAQSALRSGAELSFVAAPDSVAGEIQGYEPDLIVQPYEGERLTPDQVDGLVETATKHDDVVVLGPGLGTADETLDAARRFLESFEGPVVADADALSVVPDVDTEAEVVCTPNSRELAALGGPEVDDLAENAHEVERIADELGHVVLAKGAVDVISDGDRTRLCRAGNPGMAVGGTGDLLSGVVATYLDSQDSFDAACMASFTTGRAGDTLYDDRGTGYVASDVLERIPTALGDATDG, from the coding sequence ATGATCACGGGCAGCAGGATGGCCGTCGTCGACGAGAACGCGGACGCCCTCGGCGTCCCGCGAAAGCAGCTGATGGAGTCCTCGGGCAACGCAGTCGCCCGCGTGGTCCGCCAGGTCGCCGACCCCGGTGCGACCATCACGGTCGTCGCCGGCCGCGGGAACAACGGCGGCGACGCGTTCGTCGCGGCGCGATTCCTCGACGAGTTCGACCTGGAGATTCTCCTGCTGGGCCGCGCCGAGACCATCACGACCGACATCGCCCGGGAGAACTGGGACGCGCTCTGCCAGGCGGAGTACGACGCCCGTGCTGTCCGTGACTCGCGTTCTCTCTCGCTAGGTGACCCTGACGTCGTAGTCGACGCGATGCTCGGGACGGGCATCTCTGGCGACCTCAGGGAACCCGCGGCGACCGCCGCCGAAGCGGTGAACGACAGCGACGCCACGGTCGTCTCGGTCGACGTCCCCTCCGGGTTCGACGCCGACACCGGAACGCTCCCGGACAGCGCGGTGGACGCGGACCACGTCGTCACGTTCCACGATTCGAAGCCAGGGCTCGAACGCCTCGAGGCGACGGTGACCGTCGCGGACATCGGCATCCCGCCCGCGGCCGAGGAGTACGTCGGCCCGGGCGACCTTCGACGGTTGGCGGGCAGAGACCGCAGCGCCCGCGTGTTCGTCATCGGTGGCGGTCCCTACACCGGCGCCCCGGCGCTGAGCGCCCAGTCCGCGCTCCGGTCCGGGGCGGAACTGTCCTTCGTCGCCGCGCCCGACTCCGTGGCCGGCGAGATCCAGGGGTACGAACCGGACCTCATCGTCCAACCCTACGAGGGCGAGCGACTCACGCCGGACCAGGTCGACGGTCTCGTCGAGACGGCCACGAAACACGACGACGTGGTCGTGCTGGGACCGGGCCTCGGGACTGCGGACGAGACGCTGGACGCGGCGCGACGGTTCCTCGAATCCTTCGAGGGGCCGGTGGTCGCCGACGCCGACGCGCTCTCGGTCGTCCCGGACGTCGACACCGAGGCCGAGGTGGTCTGTACGCCCAACAGCAGAGAACTGGCTGCCCTGGGCGGTCCGGAAGTCGACGACCTCGCCGAGAACGCCCACGAGGTCGAGCGCATCGCGGACGAACTCGGTCACGTCGTTCTCGCGAAGGGGGCAGTCGACGTGATCTCTGACGGGGACCGTACTCGGCTGTGCCGCGCCGGCAATCCGGGGATGGCCGTTGGGGGCACCGGCGACCTGCTCTCGGGCGTCGTCGCGACGTACCTCGACAGCCAGGACTCCTTCGACGCGGCGTGTATGGCCTCGTTCACCACCGGTCGGGCCGGCGATACCCTGTACGACGACCGCGGGACGGGCTACGTCGCCTCGGACGTCCTCGAACGGATACCGACGGCGCTCGGCGACGCAACCGACGGATAA
- a CDS encoding acylphosphatase, producing MTDTRAHVFVSGKVQGVFYRATTREEARKRGVDGWVKNLSDGRVEAVFEGPEDAVEEMVEWCHEGSDRAHVEDVEIEYDEPEGFDSFEIRR from the coding sequence ATGACCGACACTCGCGCACACGTGTTCGTCTCCGGGAAGGTCCAGGGCGTCTTCTACCGTGCGACCACGCGGGAAGAGGCCCGCAAGCGAGGCGTCGACGGCTGGGTGAAGAACCTGTCCGACGGCCGCGTCGAGGCCGTCTTCGAGGGACCCGAGGACGCCGTCGAGGAGATGGTCGAGTGGTGCCACGAGGGGAGCGACCGGGCCCACGTCGAGGACGTCGAGATAGAGTACGACGAGCCAGAGGGGTTCGACTCCTTCGAGATCCGTCGCTGA